One part of the Strigops habroptila isolate Jane chromosome 23, bStrHab1.2.pri, whole genome shotgun sequence genome encodes these proteins:
- the MYL6 gene encoding myosin light polypeptide 6 isoform X2, translating to MCDFSEEQTAEFKEAFQLFDRTGDGKILYSQCGDVMRALGQNPTNAEVMKVLGNPKSDEMNLKTLNFEQFLPMMQTIAKNKDQGCFEDYVEGLRVFDKEGNGTVMGAEIRHVLVTLGEKMTEEEVEQLVAGHEDSNGCINYEAFVRHILSG from the exons ATG tgCGACTTCTCGGAGGAGCAAACCGCGG AGTTCAAGGAAGCGTTCCAGCTCTTCGACCGCACCGGCGACGGGAAGATCCTGTACAGCCAATGCGGGGATGTGATGCGGGCGCTGGGGCAGAACCCCACCAACGCCGAGGTCATGAAGGTGTTGGGGAACCCCAAGAGCGATG AGATGAACCTGAAGACGCTGAACTTCGAGCAGTTCCTGCCCATGATGCAAACCATCGCCAAGAACAAGGACCAGGGCTGCTTCGAGGACTATGTGGAGGGGCTGCGGGTCTTCGACAAGGAGGGCAACGGCACCGTTATGGGTGCTGAGATCCGCCATGTCCTCGTCACCCTGG GCGAGAAGATGAcggaggaggaggtggagcaGCTCGTGGCCGGGCATGAGGACAGCAACGGCTGCATCAACTATGAAG cGTTTGTGAGACACATCTTGTCAGGGTGA
- the MYL6 gene encoding myosin light polypeptide 6 isoform X1, whose protein sequence is MCDFSEEQTAEFKEAFQLFDRTGDGKILYSQCGDVMRALGQNPTNAEVMKVLGNPKSDEMNLKTLNFEQFLPMMQTIAKNKDQGCFEDYVEGLRVFDKEGNGTVMGAEIRHVLVTLGEKMTEEEVEQLVAGHEDSNGCINYEELVRMVLSG, encoded by the exons ATG tgCGACTTCTCGGAGGAGCAAACCGCGG AGTTCAAGGAAGCGTTCCAGCTCTTCGACCGCACCGGCGACGGGAAGATCCTGTACAGCCAATGCGGGGATGTGATGCGGGCGCTGGGGCAGAACCCCACCAACGCCGAGGTCATGAAGGTGTTGGGGAACCCCAAGAGCGATG AGATGAACCTGAAGACGCTGAACTTCGAGCAGTTCCTGCCCATGATGCAAACCATCGCCAAGAACAAGGACCAGGGCTGCTTCGAGGACTATGTGGAGGGGCTGCGGGTCTTCGACAAGGAGGGCAACGGCACCGTTATGGGTGCTGAGATCCGCCATGTCCTCGTCACCCTGG GCGAGAAGATGAcggaggaggaggtggagcaGCTCGTGGCCGGGCATGAGGACAGCAACGGCTGCATCAACTATGAAG AGCTCGTCCGGATGGTGCTGAGCGGTTGA